GATCAACAGGACTAGGTAGGGGCCGCGACCCGCAACCTGCTTCGTCAGCGGTAAGGGGCGAGGGCGTCGAGGATGCGTTGCTCGGCGCCCCCGAGACCCCACCGGGCGGCGAACTCACCGAAGCGCTCGGCGTCGCTGTCTGCGACCGCACGAAGCGCCAGGTCGGGGTCACCGACGGGTGCGTCGGCCGCGACGCGGACCACGCGCGGTGCGACGTCGAGATAGTCCGAGCCTTCGACGATGTTCTGCCGGGCCCGCGGCTTGATCTTCGACCAGCGATCGGCCGCCGCCTCCCTGATCGCGTCGAGGGTCTCGAACTCTCGTACGAGCGCCGCCGCGGTCTTGTCGCCGATCCCGGCGATACCCGGCAGGCCGTCGGACGGGTCGCCTCGCAACACCGCGAAGTCGACGTACTGGTCGGGGCGTACGCCGTACTTCTCGACGATCACCTCGTCGGTCACCTGCTCGAGGTTGCCGACTCCACGTGCCGTGTAGAGCACCCGCCGCGACCTCGCATCGTCGACGAGCTGGAACAGGTCGCGATCGCCCGTGACGATGTCGACGGGTCCGTCCCAACGATGCGTGAGAGTGCCGATCACGTCGTCCGCTTCGTTCTCGGCCGCGCCGACGACCGCGATGCCGAGGATCGACAGTGCCTCCGCGATCAGCGGCACCTGCGGGGAGAGCAGATCGGGTGTCTCCTCGACATCGGCGTCGTCTTCGACCACTTCTACGACTCGATGTGCCTTGTACGTCGGGAGGAGCTCGACGCGCCATGCCGGTCGCCAGTCATCGTCCCAGCAGGCGGCGAGTGCATCCGGCCGATAGTCGGAGACCAGCCGGGCGACGAAGTCGAGCAGCCCGCGCAAGGCGTTGACCGGAGTACCGTCAGGCGCGCGGATGCTGTCGGGAATCCCGAAGAACGCCCGGAAGTACAACGACGCGGTATCGAGCAGCAGCAGACGCTTCGCGGTATCGGCCATGGCCCGATCCTGCCACGATAGGCTGCGCGTGTGACATCAGATCTGCGTCAACGACTGTTGCGTGCTGGCGAGCTCGCGGCCGAGCACGGCATCGACACACTGCTCGTCTCGCCCGGCTCCGACCTGCGATATCTCACCGGATACGACGCCAAACCGCTCGAACGGCTGACGTGCCTGGTGCTGCCCGCCGGACACCCGCCTGCGCTCGTCGTGCCACTGCTCGAACGCCCCGCGGCCGAGGCCGCCGGAGTCGCCGACCTCGGCATCGAGATCGTCGCCTGGAACGAAACCGACGACCCGTACGCGGTAGTCGCGCGCTACATCGACGCCGACGCCCCCACGGTCGCGTATGACAACCAGATGTGGGCCGAGAAGGTGCTCGCCTTCGCCGACGCCATGCCGGGCGCGAAGCAGACGCTGGCCGGCGAGGTCATCGGCGCGCTCAGGATGCGTAAGAGCGCGTACGAGATCGACCTGCTGCGCGACGCCGGCGCCGCCATCGACCGCGTGCATGCTCGCATGGGCGAATGGCTACGGCCGGGCCGCACCGAACGCGAGGTCGGTGCCGACATCGCCGCCGCGATCATCGACGAGGGGCACGCAACGGTCGACTTCGTCATCGTCGGCTCCGGGCCCAACGGCGCATCACCGCATCATGAAGTCTCCGATCGCGTGATCGGCGAGAACGAGCCGGTGGTGATCGACATCGGCGGTACGACCGAGGCCGGATACTGCTCCGACTCGACGCGTACGTACGTCACCGGCTCGCACGTCCCGGACGATTTCGCCGCCTACTACGCGGTGCTGCAACAGGCGCAGCAGGCACAGTGCGAGTACGCCCGGCCCGGCGTAACAGCTGCGTCGGTCGACAAGGTGGGCCGCGACATCATCGCGTCCGCCGGTTACGGCGACGCGTTCATCCATCGCACGGGTCACGGGATCGGCATGGAGACGCACGAGGACCCCTACATCGTCGACGGCAACGACCTCGTGCTCGAGGCCGGGATGGCCTTCTCGATCGAGCCGGGCATCTACGTGGAGGGCAAGCACGGAGCACGGATCGAAGACATCGTCGTCTGCACCGACGACGGCGCCGAGCGGCTCAACGTGCGTCCCCGCGACCTCGGCGTCCTCGGCTAGGAGACGGGTCCATGGAGGACATCGACCGGCAGATCGTTCGGGCGCTGACCGCCGACGGGCGCGCGTCGTTCACCGAGCTCGGCAAGCTGACGGGGTTGTCCACCTCGGCCGTACACCAACGCGTGAAGCGGCTCGAACAGCGAGGGGTGATCACCGGCTACCGGGCGACGATCGACCTCGAGGAGGTCGGCCTCCCGCTGTCGGCGTTCATCTCGATCCGCCCGATCGACCCGAGCCAACCCGATGACTCGCCGGAGCGGCTGCGCGACATCAAGGAGATCGAGTCCTGCTATTCGGTCGCCGGCGAGGAGAGCTACATCCTCAAGGTCCGGGTGAGTTCGCCGAACGATCTCGAGGAACTGCTCGCCCGCATCCGCAGCGTCGCGAACGTCGCCACCCGCACCACGATCGTGCTCTCCACGCCGTACGAGAACCGGCCCGTCGACCTCTGACGACCACGCCCGCCGACGCCTGTCCACAAGCTGGACACCTACCTCCGGTAGAGTCGTGGAGATCGTCTTGAGGAGAAACGACTAGTGACCAGCACCCCGAAGTACGATGTGTACCGGCTGACTGATCCCAATGACACCCAGTTCCTGCAGCTCCACGACCTCGTCACAACGATGGTCGAGCAGGGCGCTGCCCTCGGGTGGGTCGAGCCTCCCAGCGAACGCGACCTGCGTGAGCTGGTGGCAGATCTGATCCAGGCAGGCGAGCTCGACAACGCCTGTCTGGTCGTCGCCGAGACCCTGACCACGGCGGGCGAACAACCCCAGATCGTCGGCTTCGCCTACTGGAACCGGCGGGAGGGCGAGACCGAGGAGCCGCATGCCGATATCGCGAAGGTCGCCGTCTCGGCCGACGCACGTGGCGGCGGACTCGGCCGGCGAATGGTCGAGGAGCTGATCTCCTACGGCCGCAAGGTCGGCGTCGAGATCCTGACCCTCGACGTACGCGGCAACAACCACGCCGCGATGCAGCTGTACGAACGCCTCGGCTTCCGCGAGTACGGCCGGATCGAGGACTTCGTCGCCGTCGACAACGAGCGGTGGGACAACGTCTACTTCTCGCTCGACCTCCGTGAGGCGGCTGAGGACGACCTCGTCCGCCACGGTGACTCGCCCCTCGGCCCAGGGGCGTCCCGCCGGCGCACCTGACGACGGCGAGCGGACCGTACACCCCCGCGGTACGGTCCGCAGAGCCGCCTACTTGCTGAGTTCGGCGTGCGCCACGGCCGAGTACAGACCCCAGTTGCTCCCGCCACTGGTGTTCGTGAACCTCACCCGCACGGTGTGGCGTCCCTTGCCGACCTTGCCGCAGAACTGCGCGGCACCGGAGGCATAGCCATCGGAGTTGCCGGCGCTCATCCAGTACGCGGGAGACCCGAGGGTGCTCGGCTTCAGCGGCTTGCCGTCGACGGTCACGGTCACGGCGCCGATCTGGTACGCGGCGTACAGGTAACCGAACCCCGTGACCGATACCGACACGGTGTCCTTGCCCCGCTTCGGACCCTTGAACTTCATGCTGCCCGGTAGCGCCTTGGTGGTGCCGGCCGGGATCTGGAAGAACCCGTCGTAGATCCCGATGTTGCGGCTCGCCCTGGTGGCTCCGCCGTTGCAGCTGAATCCGGTGAGGGCCTTCTGGGCGCTTGCCGTTCGGGCCGGATCCGGCGCCGTTGCGTCGCCGTCCGCACTGGCGCTGAGGGTGGGGGTCACGAGGGCCGCACCCATCAGGCCGCCCGCCGCAATCGCCACCCCGGTCGCCACGGTAGGTGTCTTGCGCATTTCTCTCACTCCCTGTGTGTGTCCACCCGAATTGGGTGGATTCCTCTACGCACAGGAGCGATATCTGCGACTCTTGATACATCGCGAATCCGGGTGTGCCCGGATGTATCAAGACGAGGCTGCACGTCCTCCTTCGGGGCGTGGAAACAATGGTGTGCAGCCGCCTGGGAGAGCCCATGGCCGCGCCGACGCCGCAGACCTCGCAAGCGCGCTGGGTGGTGTCGGCCGGCCTCTTCACCCGCTGGCGCAGCGGAGACCACACGGCGCTCGACGAGCTGGTACGTACGAACTCGCCGGCGCTTTGGCAGCTCGTCCGCGCGTACGGCATCGAACGCCACTTGGCCGAGGACGTCGTACAGACGACCTGGCTGGCCTTCGTACGTCATCGCGACCGGATCGCCGACCCTCGCTCGGTGACGGCATGGCTGGCGACGACCGCGCGCCGTGAGGCGTGGCGAGTCGCCAAGGAGTCGTCGCGCCTCAACGCCTCCGACGACCAGACGGTCGCCGACGCGCTGCCCGCAGCGGTGGCGGCCGAGGAACAGGCGCAGCTCGCCGACGAGTCCCACCGTCTCTGGCAGACGGTGCAGTTGCTTTCGCACCGCTGTCAGCGGCTGCTGCGAGTCATCGCGTTCGAGGATCGCCCGGACTACCGACGCCTCGCCTCCGAGCTGGAGATGCCGGTGGGCAGCATCGGGCCGACCCGCGGGCGCTGTCTGGCCAAGCTACGCAGCCTGTTGGCCGGAGGGAGCGACGAATGAGCGCCGACGAGTACGCCCGCCTGTGGTCCGGACTTCGCGAGGTCTGGGAGGCGGTCGATCCCGCACCATCGGGTCTTGCCGACCGGGTGATCGCCGGACTCGAGCTGGCCGGGATCGACGCTGAGTTCGAGTTGCTGCAGCTCACGGAGTGGTCGCATGGTCTGGTCGGCGCCCGCTCGGAAACGCCGGCCGACGTGATCAGCCTCCGATCCGACTCCCTGAACGTCGTCCTCCATGTGAGTCCGCGCGACGGGTTGCGCTGTGACCTGGTCGGCTGGGTCGATCCTCCCCAGCCGGTTTCGGTCCAGGTGCTCCAGCCCGACGTGCAGGAGTCCGCTCTGTCCGATACGTCCGGCCGATTCGAGCTGTACGGGCTCGCCGCCGGACCTACCCGCCTCGTACTCGTCATCGGTCACTCGGGTGACCACCGCGACCCGCCGTGGTTCGCAACCAACACCTTGGAGCTGTAGCAGATGCCGGTCGACGACAAACCAACCCACGAACGTCCGTATGTGCCTCCGGCGCGCCGTATCCGGGTCCTCGACCCGGCTGTCGCGGTGGTCGTCGACGGCGCACCACCTCCGCGACCCACCGCGTACATCGGCGACCACCTGCTGGTCAACGCGGGCGGCGACGATCGCGAGCTGGTCAACCGATTGGGCTCGATCGCCGAGGAGCTCGGCTGGCGGCTCCAACCGCGTAAGGAACAGGAGCGACTCGTCGTCCGAAGGCTCGGTCGCGACGAAGCGCCGGTCGGGCTGCTCGTACTGGAGCTGAAGCCCGTGCCGGGTCGTGCCGTACGCCCGCCGGATGCATGGGAGCTGTTGCAGTCGGCTCGGGCCGAGCTCGGACGCGACGCCGTGCGTACCGTCGGCCTCGATCACGTGCTCACCCTGGCCGCCGTCGGTGGCGACCCATTCCACTCCGGGGACCCGTTCCACTCGGGCGACCCTTTCCATTCCGGCGATCCGTTTCACTCGGGAGATCCGTTCCACTCCGGCGACGCGAGTGCGCTGCCTTCGTACCTGTTGCCCGGCCTGGGTGGACGACAGCCGGTGATGGTCACAGCCGACCCGCCGGCAACGCCTGCGAACACCACCTACGAGCCGGTGGTGGCGATTCTCGATACCGGGTGCGGTTCACATCCGTGGCTGGACGGCGTCGTCGACCGGTCGGTCGAGCTGGACTCGACTCCGATCGGCCAGATCGGCGCCGCATCCGCACCGGAAGCGAATCCAGATCTCGTCGGCCCGCTCGACGGATCGCTCGATCCGTTCACCGGTCACGGCACGTTCATCGCGGGCCTCGTGCACCAGAAGTGCCCACAGGCGAAGATCATCGCCTGGCGGGCGGTCCAGGCCGACGGTCTGATCGTCGAGTCCGAGCTCGTCGCCTCGCTCACCAAGATCGCCGAGTTGATCCGGCGCCACGCGTCCGCAATCAGCGGAGGGCAGCGGATCGACGTGCTCAACCTGTCGATGGGCTATTACCACGAGACGCCCGAGGACGCCTTCTTCGACACCACGCTGTACGCGTTGTTGGAGCTGATGGGGGAGTGCGGCACGATTGTCACGACCTCGGCGGGCAACGACGCGACCAAGCGGCTTCGGTTCCCAGCCGCGTTCGCACCGTGGTCGGGCGGAAGCCCGATTCGTGCCGACTGCCTGCCGGTCCTGTCGGTCGGCGCTCTCAACCCAGACGGCACCGACGCGCTGTTCACGAACACCGGTGAATGGGTTTCGGCGATGCGGTCCGGAGCCGGGATCGTGAGCACCTTTCCCAAGCTCGATGCGGGTAGGCTGCCTCCGGCGCGTACGGTCCTCGACGGACGCGTACGGGAGTCGATCGACCTCGACGACTTCAGCAGCGGGTTCGCGGTGTGGAGCGGTACGTCGTTCGCGGCGCCGGTGCTCGCGGGTGAGATCGCCGCCCGCATCGCCGAGCTGGCGACGAGTCCGTCCGTCGGCGTCGCCGACACCATCGAACGCGCTTGGAAGGCCGTTGCCGATACGACCCACCTCCACCCGTAGCCGCAATCGTGCGTACCGCCGCGCAGCTGTACGACCTCGCCCGTGACGAAGAGACCGCCGGTCGACTCACGCGCGCGGCTGCCTTGTGCGACACCGCTCTACAACGGTCGCCGAGCGCGGAGCTCCGTACGCGGATTCTCGTCACGCTCGCGTACCTCGACGCCGAAGGCGGAGACGTCGACGGTGGCATCGCACGGTGCGAGGAGGTGCTGTCCGCCGACGACCATCGTGGCACCGAACGAGGTCGTACGCTTGCCCAGCTCGGACTCTTGCGCATGCGCAGCGGTGATGCCGGCCGCGCACTCGACGCCTTTGCGGCAGCGCTGCCGCTGCTTCCGGACGCCGATCCCTATCTCGCGCGGCTCTACCTCAATCGCGGCAACGTGTACCTACAGCGCAGCACCGTCGACCCGGCGGAGCACGACTTCGCGCTCGCGTTCGAACATGCTCGACGTGCGGATCTCGACCAGATCGCCGCCAAGGCGTTGCACAACCGTGGGTATGTACGTCTTCTGCGCGGAGACCTGGTCGGCGCGCTCGACGACATGGCGGCCGCGCGGCCGACGCTGGCCCCGTTGTCGCCCCTCAACCTCGCCGTATGCGATATGGACCGCGCCGAGGTGTTGCTTGCCGCCGGACTGACCGAAGACGCAAGTGAGGTCCTGCGTACGGCCGGCCAGGCCCTCGGCCGCCAGCGGATGCGACAGCAGCAGGGCGAGGCCGAGCTGGTGCTTGCCCGGCTGCAACTCGTATCGGGCGACACCCGCCTTGCGCAAGCGACGGCTCGTTCGGCGGTGCGCCGGTTCGAAGCGCAGGGCAGCAGCACCTGGGTACTACGGGCGCAGGTTGTGGTCCTCGCGGCAGCCGCCGATCTCGACGAACACGATGACACGGTCATCGTCCGAGCGCTGCAACTGGCCGAGGAGCTCGAGCGCGCAGGGTTCCGCGAACCCGCCACCCGGGCACGGCTGATCGCGGGTCTCGCCGCTATCCGTACCGGTGACCTCGAGTCCGGCGCAGAACTGCTGCGGAGGGTTCGCATCACGCCCGCAACGTCCATGACGAACCGGATGCTCGCCGCGCGGGTACGTGCGTCACTGGCGCTCGCACGCGGGCGCCGATCACGCGCGCGGCATCATCTGCAGTCCGCACTCGACGGTCTTGCCGGCTGGCAAGCCACGTTCGGCAACATCGACCTGCAGGCGGCGTCGATGGTGCACGGCCGCGCCTGCGCACTTCTCGGCCTCGACGCAGCCGTCGACGACGGCTCACTCCCGGTCCTGCTCGAGTGGTCCGAGCGAGCACGTTCCCTGGCCGGACGGTTGCCCGTCGTACGCCCGCCACGCGACCTCGAGGCGGCCGGAGTGCTCACCGAACTGCGGGCCCTGCGCACCTCGGAGAATCCGGATCACTCGAGGGCCGCCGAGCTCGAGACCCTCGTACGCGAACGACTGTGGCGCACGCACGGCGGCGTGCCGAGCAAGCCGGTGACCGTCGACGAGCTACGGTCGCGGCTGGCAGCGCGCAGCGGTACGTACCTCGCGTACTTCCACACGCGAGGACGCTTGTACGGCCTCGCAGTGACACCGGAGCAACACCGGCTCGTCGACCTCGCTCCGTTGGCAGACATCGCCCGGCTACTCGACGGGCTCTCCACGGACTTGGACATGGTCGCCACTCGGACCTCCGCGTCCATGCACCGGGTGCTGGTGGAGTCGGTTCGGATGCGCCTTTCGACATTGGCCGAACGAGTACTGGCGCCGTTGGTCGATCTCGTCGACGAGCGTCCGGTTGCTCTTTCGGCGACCGGCGTTCTCGCCGATGTCCCGTGGCCGCTGCTGCCAGGTCTGCGCGGTCGCGAGGTCACGGTCACGCGCTCTGCGACGTCATGGGTACGGACGCCGCGACCGGATCCGCCGACGTCGCCCGGCTTCGTAGCGGGTCCGGATGTCGTACGCGCAGATGACGAGGTACGACGTGCGGCCGCCGCGTGGACGAGTCCGCAGATCCTCGCGGGCGCTGCTGCGGCGGCCGACGCCGTGGCGAACCTGGCGCCGCACACCGACCTACTGCACGTCGCGGCACACGGGAGCCACCGGGCGCAGAACCCGTTGTTCTCCGCCGTGCGCCTGACCGATGGCCCGTGGTTCGGCTATGACATCGACCACCTCGAGCGAGTCCCGTCCATCGTGGTGCTGTCCGCATGCGAGCTCGGACGCTCTGTCGCGGGCAGTGGACGCGAGGCGCTCGGCATGACCGTCGCGTGGCTGCATGCTGGCGCAAGGTGCGTGATCGCCTCACCTGCACCGATCAGCGACGACGTGGCCTGCGAGGTGCTGGAGCGCACCCATACCGCGCTCGCACGAGGGGCGACGCCGTCGGCCGCGCTCGCCGAGGGCATCGCGCGTAACCCTTCCGAGCCGGTTCCACTGGTCTGCTTCGGCACTGGTTGGTGACCGGCTCCGACCCCGATCCGTCAATCTGCAATTGCAAATCCGCCTTCTCCGGTTGACAGATGGCCGAGCGGTAGGCAGTCTCTGGGAGGAGAGTCCACCAAGCTGAACGGGGTCTCGGGAAGACGGGGACAACGGACGCGAGCGACTTGCTCCTTGCCAGAGTGTGTATGCCGCGGCCTGTCCGCCGGTTCCGTACTTCCGACGGTGGCGCAGTCAGGAGCCCTGGCGTCCAGTAGACAACGGGTGTCGGATCGCAACCAGCGGTCCGGGGTTCGGTCCGAAGGTCGCAGGGCTCTTGGCATGCCACCGAGTAGGGCTCCCGTACCCTTGGTGCCGTGGTGGACAGCGCAGACCCGAGCCGATTCACGCCCAGGGTCCGATTGACAGTGGCGGTCGTTGCCGGCCTCCTCGTCGCATGCGGCTTCAAGCCCGTCGGTTCGCTGCTCCTGCTGCTCGCCGGCCTCGTGATCCTCATCATCGCGCTGCGCGGGGCGAGCGTACGACTCAGCGCGCTGATCGGGTTGGCCTTCGGTATCGCTCAGTCGGCATTGATGTTCTCGTGGGTGCACGTGCTCGGCTACCACGTCTGGATCATCCTCGCGATCGTCGAGGCCTTGTACTTCCCGATCTTCGCCGTCGGCTTCGCGCTGGTGTCGCGCCTGCGCGGGTGGCCCCTCTGGGGCGCCTGCGTGTGGCTCGCCGTGGAATACGCCCGCGGATCGTTCCCGCTCGGCGGCTTCCCGTGGGGCCGCCTTGGTGATGCGACCATCGACACTCCGCTCGAGTCGTACGCCCGACTCGTCGGCGTACCCGTGCTGAGCGGGATCGTCTTCGCCATTGCGGCCGTCGTCGTGTACGCGTGGACCCGCCGCTCGAGCCGGATCGTTCTGGGCAGCACCGCGGTCGGTCTCGTCGCGACGTTGCTGCTCGCGCTCGTACTGCCGCTCGGAGTCGCCGACGAAGACAAGCAGGTACGCATCGCGCTGATCCAGGGCGACGTACCCGGCCGCGGCGCCGACGGTCAGGCCGAGCAACTCCAGGTCGTCGACAACCACGTCGGCGCAACTCTCGACCTCGCAGCAGATATCGAGAACGGCGACGAGGAGCCGGTCGACGCCGTGCTGTGGCCCGAGAACGGTTCCGACCTCGACCCGTTCACCAATCCGTCCGTCGGCGCGCAGATCGAACGCGCCGTACGCGCAGTGGGCGTACCCGTGCTCGTCGGAGCGATCCTCGACGGCCCCGACGACAGCACCCGCAAGAACGTCGGCATCGCGTGGGACCCGCAGACGGGGCCCGGTGACAGGTATCAGAAACGCCATCTGGTGCCGTACGGCGAGTACGTCCCGCTCCGCTCGCTCGCCCGGAAGATCGACGAGCGCGTCGATACCGAGATACCGCGCGACATGATCGCGGGCGAGCGCTCCGGAGCCCTGCGGCTCGGTTCGATGGTCGTCGGCGACATGCTCTGCTTCGACGTTGCCTACCACGATGTATTGCGGCAGAACATCGACGACGGCGCGCAACTGCTGGTCGTGCAGACGAACAACTCCGCGTACATCGAGACGGCACAACCCGATCAGCAATGGGATATCGCACGCATGCGCGCGATCGAGTCGGGCCGCTACGTCGCGGTGCCGTCGATCAACGGCGTGAGCGGCATCGCCGACGCGAGCGGTGACGTCATCGTGCAAGGGGACAAGGACGTCGCCCAGGTCCTCACCGGCGAGGTCGAGACCGCAACGGGCATCACGCCGGGAATCCGGTACGGCGGCTGGCTCGAGCTCGCCGCTGGGCTGGCCGGGGTTGTCGCCGCCGCCTATGCCGCCACGGCAGGCATCCACGGCCGTCGGCGCACCCGGCCCGAACAACCCCCGACCGAGTCGGTCGACATGGAGGTCAGCAGGTGAACGAGGCACAGGGGGGCGCGCTCGTCATCGTCCCCACCTACAACGAAGCCGATAACGTCGAAGCGATCGTGCAGCGCGTACGCGCCGCGGAGCCGTCGGCCCACGTCCTCGTCGTCGACGACGGCTCGCCCGACGGCACGGGCAAGATCGCCGACTCGATGGCCGCCGACGATGCCGCGATCCACGTACTCCATCGCGTCGGTAAGCAGGGACTCGGCGCCGCGTACCTCGCCGGGTTCGAATGGGGTCTCGAACGCGGC
The sequence above is drawn from the Nocardioidaceae bacterium SCSIO 66511 genome and encodes:
- a CDS encoding CHAT domain-containing protein; its protein translation is MRTAAQLYDLARDEETAGRLTRAAALCDTALQRSPSAELRTRILVTLAYLDAEGGDVDGGIARCEEVLSADDHRGTERGRTLAQLGLLRMRSGDAGRALDAFAAALPLLPDADPYLARLYLNRGNVYLQRSTVDPAEHDFALAFEHARRADLDQIAAKALHNRGYVRLLRGDLVGALDDMAAARPTLAPLSPLNLAVCDMDRAEVLLAAGLTEDASEVLRTAGQALGRQRMRQQQGEAELVLARLQLVSGDTRLAQATARSAVRRFEAQGSSTWVLRAQVVVLAAAADLDEHDDTVIVRALQLAEELERAGFREPATRARLIAGLAAIRTGDLESGAELLRRVRITPATSMTNRMLAARVRASLALARGRRSRARHHLQSALDGLAGWQATFGNIDLQAASMVHGRACALLGLDAAVDDGSLPVLLEWSERARSLAGRLPVVRPPRDLEAAGVLTELRALRTSENPDHSRAAELETLVRERLWRTHGGVPSKPVTVDELRSRLAARSGTYLAYFHTRGRLYGLAVTPEQHRLVDLAPLADIARLLDGLSTDLDMVATRTSASMHRVLVESVRMRLSTLAERVLAPLVDLVDERPVALSATGVLADVPWPLLPGLRGREVTVTRSATSWVRTPRPDPPTSPGFVAGPDVVRADDEVRRAAAAWTSPQILAGAAAAADAVANLAPHTDLLHVAAHGSHRAQNPLFSAVRLTDGPWFGYDIDHLERVPSIVVLSACELGRSVAGSGREALGMTVAWLHAGARCVIASPAPISDDVACEVLERTHTALARGATPSAALAEGIARNPSEPVPLVCFGTGW
- the lnt gene encoding apolipoprotein N-acyltransferase; this encodes MVDSADPSRFTPRVRLTVAVVAGLLVACGFKPVGSLLLLLAGLVILIIALRGASVRLSALIGLAFGIAQSALMFSWVHVLGYHVWIILAIVEALYFPIFAVGFALVSRLRGWPLWGACVWLAVEYARGSFPLGGFPWGRLGDATIDTPLESYARLVGVPVLSGIVFAIAAVVVYAWTRRSSRIVLGSTAVGLVATLLLALVLPLGVADEDKQVRIALIQGDVPGRGADGQAEQLQVVDNHVGATLDLAADIENGDEEPVDAVLWPENGSDLDPFTNPSVGAQIERAVRAVGVPVLVGAILDGPDDSTRKNVGIAWDPQTGPGDRYQKRHLVPYGEYVPLRSLARKIDERVDTEIPRDMIAGERSGALRLGSMVVGDMLCFDVAYHDVLRQNIDDGAQLLVVQTNNSAYIETAQPDQQWDIARMRAIESGRYVAVPSINGVSGIADASGDVIVQGDKDVAQVLTGEVETATGITPGIRYGGWLELAAGLAGVVAAAYAATAGIHGRRRTRPEQPPTESVDMEVSR
- a CDS encoding sigma-70 family RNA polymerase sigma factor translates to MAAPTPQTSQARWVVSAGLFTRWRSGDHTALDELVRTNSPALWQLVRAYGIERHLAEDVVQTTWLAFVRHRDRIADPRSVTAWLATTARREAWRVAKESSRLNASDDQTVADALPAAVAAEEQAQLADESHRLWQTVQLLSHRCQRLLRVIAFEDRPDYRRLASELEMPVGSIGPTRGRCLAKLRSLLAGGSDE
- a CDS encoding S8/S53 family peptidase, translated to MPVDDKPTHERPYVPPARRIRVLDPAVAVVVDGAPPPRPTAYIGDHLLVNAGGDDRELVNRLGSIAEELGWRLQPRKEQERLVVRRLGRDEAPVGLLVLELKPVPGRAVRPPDAWELLQSARAELGRDAVRTVGLDHVLTLAAVGGDPFHSGDPFHSGDPFHSGDPFHSGDPFHSGDASALPSYLLPGLGGRQPVMVTADPPATPANTTYEPVVAILDTGCGSHPWLDGVVDRSVELDSTPIGQIGAASAPEANPDLVGPLDGSLDPFTGHGTFIAGLVHQKCPQAKIIAWRAVQADGLIVESELVASLTKIAELIRRHASAISGGQRIDVLNLSMGYYHETPEDAFFDTTLYALLELMGECGTIVTTSAGNDATKRLRFPAAFAPWSGGSPIRADCLPVLSVGALNPDGTDALFTNTGEWVSAMRSGAGIVSTFPKLDAGRLPPARTVLDGRVRESIDLDDFSSGFAVWSGTSFAAPVLAGEIAARIAELATSPSVGVADTIERAWKAVADTTHLHP
- a CDS encoding 5'-3' exonuclease; protein product: MADTAKRLLLLDTASLYFRAFFGIPDSIRAPDGTPVNALRGLLDFVARLVSDYRPDALAACWDDDWRPAWRVELLPTYKAHRVVEVVEDDADVEETPDLLSPQVPLIAEALSILGIAVVGAAENEADDVIGTLTHRWDGPVDIVTGDRDLFQLVDDARSRRVLYTARGVGNLEQVTDEVIVEKYGVRPDQYVDFAVLRGDPSDGLPGIAGIGDKTAAALVREFETLDAIREAAADRWSKIKPRARQNIVEGSDYLDVAPRVVRVAADAPVGDPDLALRAVADSDAERFGEFAARWGLGGAEQRILDALAPYR
- a CDS encoding Xaa-Pro peptidase family protein, translated to MTSDLRQRLLRAGELAAEHGIDTLLVSPGSDLRYLTGYDAKPLERLTCLVLPAGHPPALVVPLLERPAAEAAGVADLGIEIVAWNETDDPYAVVARYIDADAPTVAYDNQMWAEKVLAFADAMPGAKQTLAGEVIGALRMRKSAYEIDLLRDAGAAIDRVHARMGEWLRPGRTEREVGADIAAAIIDEGHATVDFVIVGSGPNGASPHHEVSDRVIGENEPVVIDIGGTTEAGYCSDSTRTYVTGSHVPDDFAAYYAVLQQAQQAQCEYARPGVTAASVDKVGRDIIASAGYGDAFIHRTGHGIGMETHEDPYIVDGNDLVLEAGMAFSIEPGIYVEGKHGARIEDIVVCTDDGAERLNVRPRDLGVLG
- a CDS encoding GNAT family N-acetyltransferase codes for the protein MTSTPKYDVYRLTDPNDTQFLQLHDLVTTMVEQGAALGWVEPPSERDLRELVADLIQAGELDNACLVVAETLTTAGEQPQIVGFAYWNRREGETEEPHADIAKVAVSADARGGGLGRRMVEELISYGRKVGVEILTLDVRGNNHAAMQLYERLGFREYGRIEDFVAVDNERWDNVYFSLDLREAAEDDLVRHGDSPLGPGASRRRT
- a CDS encoding Lrp/AsnC family transcriptional regulator produces the protein MEDIDRQIVRALTADGRASFTELGKLTGLSTSAVHQRVKRLEQRGVITGYRATIDLEEVGLPLSAFISIRPIDPSQPDDSPERLRDIKEIESCYSVAGEESYILKVRVSSPNDLEELLARIRSVANVATRTTIVLSTPYENRPVDL